The DNA segment TCTGTTAATGTTAGCTGACGCATTAATGTTTCAGGATCAACACGGATACCCATTGATGACAATTCAAACGCATCTTGTAGAACTGGGTTCCAAACAAGAATGTCGCCGTTTAAACCTTCAAATCCATCTTCGTTTGGTGTTGTCCAGTCATCATAGTCTGGCGCTCTTACATCATGAGCTTCGCCACTTGATAATTTGCCACCAATACCAATTAAGAAAACAGCACCATATTCTTTTGCAATCGCTTTTTCACGGCCTTTAGCATCAAGGTCTGGATAACGACGCAGTAACTCTTCAGTGTGGATAAATTGAATTTGATCTGGCAGGAACGGTACCAGACCAAATTCTTCGCTGACGGCTTTTTCAGTTTCTTTTATTGCCTGATAAATTTTACCCACTGTCTGCTTAAGATAAGGAACTGTACGCTCTTTACCTTCCATCACTTTTTCCCAGTCCCACTGATCAACATAAACAGAGTGGATCTGAGTTAAGCGATCTTCGTCTGGTCGTAACGCTTTCATATGCGTATAAAGACCTTGACCAGAACTAAATCCAAAACGAGCTAATGTTTTACGTTTCCACTTAGCTAATGAATGGACAACCTCAAAAGTAGAATCTGGTAAAGATTTGACTTTAACTTGTACTGCCTTCTCATGACCAGATAAGTTATCTTGAGTTCCATCACCAAGGCGACTTAAGATCGGTCCTTGAACTTCAATCAGTCCTAATTCTTTTTCCAGCAGTCGTGAAAAATAAGATTTAACAAAGCTAATTTGCTGTTGAGTCTGGATGAATGATTTTTCCATTTTTATATTCCTAGTGGTGATGTCGTGTTTCGCTGATATAGATTAAGCAACAAAACAGGTACTAAATTCAATATACTTCATTAAAAATAGCCTTGCTTGTTTTAAATCGTTAAAAATAACGCTATAAAAATGTATTATCGTTAAAAACAGAGAGGATTTATGGACAATATTTATCAGATCGATAATCTCGATCGAGACATACTTCACGCATTAATGGCAAATGCGAGAACACCTTACGCTGAATTAGCCAAAAAATTCGAAGTAAGCCCTGGCACAATTCATGTTCGAGTAGAGAAAATGAAGCAGGCAGGAATTATTACAGGCACTCGAGTTGATATTAGTGAAAAGCAACTTGGTTTTGATGTCTGCTGCTTTATAGGCATTATTCTTAAGAGTGCAAAAGACTATCACACCGCATTAGATAAATTAGATAAGTTAGATGAAGTTGTAGAAGTGTACTATACAACAGGGCAATACAGTATTTTTACGAAGGTTATGTGTAAAAGTATAGAAGCCTTACAAGACGTACTTATCAACAAAATCCAGACAATTGATGAAATTCAATCAACCGAAACCCTGATCTCACTGCAAAACCCGATAATAAGGACGATCAAGCCATAAGAGTAAATTCTTATTTTTTTTTATAACCACATTATCCACAGGTAGATCCCAAGTGATTCACAGCGTACAATAGCGCGTCTTAAACATAAGGAGATCATTAATGAAAAAAGTCACTCTTATTAGTGGCAGTACCATGGGTAGTGCTGAATATGTAGCAGAACACCTTGCAGAGATCTTATCTGATGAAGGATTTGAGACTGATCTGCACCATGGACCTTCTCTTAATGATCTTCCTAATGAAGGGATCTGGCTGGTGGTGACATCAACGCATGGTGCAGGTGATCTTCCTGATAACCTACTGCCTTTTGCTAATGAAATATCGGCTGATTCTGTTGATCTTAGTAATGTCACCTTTGGTGCGATCGGCATAGGAAGTAGTGAATATGACACTTTCTGCGGTGCGATCAGAACATTGGATCAAAAATTGGTGGAAAAAGGGGCTACTCGCCTTGGCGATCGTCTCGAAATTGATATTCAAAAGTACGACATTCCGGAAGATCCAGCAGAAGAATGGATAGCTTCTTGGAAAAATTTACTTTAAATCGAACAAAAAAACAGCAAACGAATGTGGATAACTATGCTTAAAAGCAGGGGTTAACCCGTAGTTATCCATTGTATAAGGCTATATCAAGAAATGACCTGTGCATAAGTCGTCATTTTGATCCCAGCTTATCAGCAGATAGATCACGGATCATTCACAGTATATGATCCTTTACACTTTTATGATCTTTAAATAGAAAATCCACTTATCCACAGAGGATCGCTTCCCTAATAAAAGATCTAATAAAGAGATCTTTAAATAAAAAGATCTTTAAATAATTACCTGCGGATCTGCTCGCTTGTATCTGTCAAAAAGTTGAGTAGAATTCGTTTTCCCAATGCAACACATTCAGCATTCGTAACATTTAAGGTTCACACATGTTTTATCCAGAACACTTTGACGTCATTGTCATCGGTGGTGGTCACGCCGGTACAGAAGCCGCTATGGCTGCAGCTCGTATGGGGCGTCAAACCCTATTACTGACCCACAATATTGATACTTTGGGCCAAATGTCTTGTAACCCAGCTATTGGTGGGATTGGTAAAGGGCATCTGGTAAAAGAGATCGATGCCATGGGTGGATTAATGGCGACCGCTATTGACCATGCAGGGATCCAATTCAGAACCCTTAACGCAAGTAAAGGGCCAGCTGTAAGAGCAACAAGAGCACAAGCTGACCGTGTTCTTTATCGCCAAGCTGTTCGCACTACTCTTGAAAATCAACCTAATTTAATGATCTTCCAACAACCCGTTGAAGATCTCATTGTTGAAAACGACCAAGTAACAGGCGCTGTTACTCGCATGGGCTTAAAGTTCCGTGCTAAATCTGTTGTTCTAACAGTAGGTACTTTCCTTGATGGAAAAATCCATATTGGTTTAGAAAATTACAGCGGCGGTCGTGCAGGTGATCCACCATCAGTTTCGTTATCGCACAGACTACGTGAATTACCTCTACGTGTAGGTCGTTTAAAAACAGGTACTCCGCCTCGTATTGATGCTAGAACTATTGATTTTAGCCAATTAGCTGTTCAGTTGGGTGATACTCCAATGCCTGTTTTCTCGTTTTTAGGTAATGTAGATCAGCATCCTGAACAAATGCCTTGTCATGTCACATACACAAACGAAAAAACACACGACGTTATTCGTAATAACCTCGATCGTAGCCCAATGTATGCGGGTGTCATCGAAGGAATAGGCCCTCGTTATTGCCCATCTATTGAAGATAAGGTGATGAGATTTGCTGATCGTAATTCACATCAGATCTTTTTAGAGCCTGAAGGCTTAACCAGTAACGAAATTTACCCAAATGGTATTTCAACAAGTTTACCTTTCGATGTTCAAATGCAAATCGTAAATTCCATGAAAGGCATGGAAAATGCGAAGATCATTAGACCTGGCTATGCTATTGAATATGATTTCTTCGATCCAAGAGATCTAAAACAAACCCTAGAAAGTAAATTTATCAATGGGTTATTCTTTGCTGGGCAAATTAACGGTACAACCGGTTATGAAGAGGCTGCAGCTCAAGGCATGCTTGCGGGTCTTAATGCGGCACGTTACGCCTTCGATCAAGAAGGTTGGTTCCCACGTCGAGATCAAGCTTACATCGGTGTATTAGTTGACGATCTTTGTACACTAGGTACAAAAGAACCGTATCGTATGTTTACCTCGCGTGCTGAATATCGCTTGATGCTACGTGAAGATAATGCAGATTTACGTCTGACTGAAATTGGACGTGAATTAGGAATGGTTGATGATAACCGTTGGGCGCAATTTAGCGAAAAAGTGGAGTTAGTTGAAAAAGAGCGTCAACGTTTAAGAGATATTTGGGTTCATCCAAAAGCAGATAATATTTCTGAAATTAACGAGTTACTTAATACGCCACTATCGAAAGAAGCTAATGGTGAAGATCTATTACGTCGCCCTGAAATGACGTATGACATTTTGAAAAAAATCCCTCATTTTGCGCCGGGTATTGACGATTCAAAACCACAAGCTGCGGAACAAGTTGAGATCCAAGTTAAGTACGAAGGTTATATTAATCGCCAACAAGAAGAGATCGAAAAACAACTGCGCAATGAAAATGCGACGTTACCGATTGATCTGGACTATAAACAAGTTAGCGGATTATCTAACGAAGTTATTGCGAAACTTAACGATCACAAACCAACATCGATTGGTCAAGCATCAAGGATCTCAGGTGTCACACCTGCTGCTATCTCTATTTTATTAGTTTGGTTGAAAAAACAAGGCCTATTACGCAGGAGTGCATCATGAGTGACTTACTTAATCGGCTAAAAAAGCTGGCTAAGCAAGCCAATATTGAGCTAACCGATCTTCAAGCTGAAAAGCTAATCGGTTATGTTGCTATGCTTGATAAATGGAATAAAGCCTACAACCTCACCTCTGTAAGAGATCCACAACAAATGCTTATCCGTCACATTTTGGATAGCATTGTTGTGAGCCAATATCTTGAAGGTGAAAGATTTATTGATGTGGGTACAGGTCCTGGGCTACCCGGTATTCCGCTGGCGATAATGCGTCCCGATCACCAGTTTGTCTTATTGGATAGCTTAGGCAAGCGAGTTCGCTTTATGAAACAAGTTCAGCACGAGCTAGAACTTAATAATATCGAGCCAGTTCAATACCGTGTTGAAGAATACCAAACAGAGACCCCTTTTGACGGTGTTATCAGTCGGGCATTTGCATCAATGAACGATATGCTTTCTTGGTGTTCACATTTAGTGACTCAAGAACATGGTCGTTTCTATGCATTGAAAGGACAAATTCATCAAGAAGAGTTGGATGAACTTGCTGATAATGGATTAAAAATGCCTGAAAAAGTGATCAGCTTATCCATACCTGAATTGAATGAACAAAGGCATTTGGTGATTATTTAATCAAACATCTTGTGTTTCATTGATCTTTTTTTCATTTTTTGTGCTCTGGCGATAATATTTACAATGTTATCGCCATTTGTTTTATGGGGTTTTATGTGAAACATTAAAATTCACCCAACTAAAACAATAAATTAACAATTTCTTATCTTTTGTTTTAATTCACTTTTTAACCTTGGTTTTTCTCTTTTTATTTCCAAAATAAATTAATAATTCTGTGCATTATAAAAATATTGAATTTATTTAATTAAAATTCGGTTAATTATTTTTCAATTGCCACTAAATTGTTCATAAAAGGGCATTTATTTGTTAACCCCGTTATATAATTTATGAAATAAGCTTTATTTATACTTTTGTATTTGTGATGTATATCACGCTATTTATTTTATTCAGCTCTATTATTTTTACTCTTTTTGTTCTTAATCATTTTTCATAAATGGAACCTTGGTAAGAAATTTAAATTAATCTTCACTTTTTCGCTACTTATTGATTGAATTCATTGCCACGCCCCGTATAATTTGCTCGTTTTTGTCACTTGACACTTTATAGCAAAGACAGTTTGATACATCATTCAGTAATACCTTTTACGATAGCTAGTCTGGAGAATACAAACGTCATGTCTGTCTCCCTCTACAGCGGGAAAGTTGCACTGAAACTGTTATTTTTGCAGTTTATGACTTTTGTTATTCTCAGTGCGGGTTTCTACTTAAAGAGTACAGACTGGAGTTTTTCGGCTTTTTTAGGCGGGTTGGCATGTTGGTTACCCAATATTGCTTTTCTTTTGTTAATGCGCTTACAAAAAGTCAACGACGAAGAAACTCCAGTTCGCATAAACTGGCTTTTTGCTTTCAGTGAAGGGTTGAAGGTTATATTATCAATAGCCTTGCTGATTGTTGCTTTAGGAGTGTTTAAAGCGGCATTTGCACCACTGGTCATGACCTACTTAGCGGTGCTTGTTATGCAGGTCGTTGCACCAGCCGTCATTAACGGTTAGCGTTTTTAACAACAAAAGGGTAATTGGCATCATGTCTGCATCAGGAGAAGCATTAACCACTAGAGACTACATAGGTCACCATCTGAATAACCTTCAGTTGGACCTACGTACTTTCGAGTTGGTCAATCCCCATGCTGAAAATGCGCCATCATTCTGGGTGTTAAATATTGACTCACTTTTCTTTTCAGTACTGATGGGAGCACTATTCCTATGGCTGTTTAGAAAAGTAGCAGTAAGAGCAACCAGTGGCGTACCGGGAAAATTCCAGACTGCAGTAGAAATGATCATTGGTTTCGTTGATAGCAGCGTCCGTGATATGTATCACGGAAAGAGCAAGGTCATTGCACCTTTGGCATTGACTGTGTTCGTTTGGGTGCTGTTAATGAATGCCCTGGATTTATTACCAATCGACTTCATCCCTTATATCGGTGAACACATCTTTGGGTTACCAGCGTTACGCATCGTTCCGACTGCGGACGTGAGTATTACTCTATCGATGGCAATTGGTGTATTTATCCTGATCCTTTTCTATAGCATTAAGATGAAAGGCATAAAAGGGTTTACAAAAGAGCTGACTTTACAGCCTTTTAATCACCCAATTTTTATTCCTGTCAACTTAATCTTGGAAGGGGTAAGCCTGCTATCTAAACCTGTTTCCCTCGGTCTTCGACTGTTTGGTAACATGTATGCAGGTGAACTGATCTTTATTCTTATTGCTGGTCTGTTACCGTGGTGGTCACAGTGGTTATTAAGCCTTCCTTGGGCGATATTCCACATACTGATTATTACGTTACAAGCATTTATTTTCATGGTTCTAACGATTGTCTATCTGTCGATGGCATCTGAAGAACATTAATTATTAACTCTTTGAAGAAATAACTGAAACAAACTGGAGACTGTCATGGAAAACCTGAGTATGGATCTGCTGTACATGGCTGCCGCTATTATGATGGGTTTAGCTGCAATCGGTGCTGCAATCGGTATCGGAATCCTCGGAGGCAAATTTTTAGAAGGTGCTGCTCGTCAGCCTGATCTGATCCCTCTTCTGCGTACACAGTTCTTTATCGTTATGGGTCTGGTTGACGCCATCCCAATGATTGCTGTGGGTCTGGGCCTTTACGTGATGTTTGCTGTTGCCTAATGATGGCAATGAGCAGTAAAAGCATCAAGTTAGTTTATAACCAAGAAAGAGGTATTGTGCTGTGAATTTAAATGCAACAATCCTCGGCCAGGCCGTCGCATTTGTCCTGTTTGTTTTGTTCTGTATGAAATTCGTATGGCCACCAATTATGGCGGCCATTGAAAAACGTCAAAAAGAAATTGCTGACGGTTTATCATCTGCAGAACGTGCTAAAAAGGACTTAGATTTAGCGAAAGCCGATGCAGGCGATCAGCTAGCGAAAGCAAAAGCAGAAGCTCAAGCAATCATTGAATCAGCGAATAAACAACGCACTCAAATGATTGAAGATGCTAAAGCAGAAGCAGAGCAAGAACGTAGTAAGATCGTTGCACAAGCTCAATCCGAACTGGATGCAGAGCGTAAACGTGCTCGTGAAGAACTTCGTAAACAAGTCGCAATGCTGGCTATCGCAGGTGCCGAGAAAATTATTGAACGTTCCGTGGATGAAGCTGCTAATAGCGACATCGTTGATAAACTGGTCGCTGAACTGTAAGGAGGGAGGGGCATGTCTGAAATAGCAACGGTAGCTCGCCCCTACGCCAAAGCAGCTTTTGACTTTGCTGTGGAAAACCAGGCTGTCGATAAGTGGCAGGTTATGCTGGCGTTCACCGCTGAAGTAGCACGCAATGAGCAGGTAACCGAATTACTTTCTGGTTCTTTAGCATCAGAAAAACTGGCTGACATCTTTGTTGACCTTTGTGGCGAACAATTAGATGGTCATGCTCAGAATTTAATTCGTGTTATGGCTGATAATGGCCGTTTATCAACGTTGCCTGAAGTATTGAGCCAATTTATTCAATTGCGCGCAGTACTAGAGTCAACGGTTGACGTTGAAGTAACTTCTGCCATTGAGCTAACTAAACAGCAGCTAGCTAACATTTCTGCAGCGATGGAAAAACGTCTATCACGCAAAGTGAAGCTGAATTGCAAAATTGATAAGTCTGTTATCGCAGGCATGATTATACGCGCCGGTGACCTCGTCATCGATGGCAGTATTCGTGGCCGTTTAGAGCGATTAACTGACGTCTTGCAGTCTTAAGGGGACTGGAGCATATGCAACTGAATTCCACTGAAATCAGCGAACTGATCAAGCAGCGCATTGCTCAGTTCAATGTAGTGAGTGAAGCTCACAATGAAGGTACGATTGTATCCGTTAGTGACGGTATTATTCGTATCCACGGTTTAGCCGAAGTTATGCAGGGTGAGATGATCGCACTGCCGGGTAACCGTTTCGCTATCGCACTGAACTTAGAGCGCGACTCTGTTGGTGCGGTTGTGATGGGTCCTTATGCTGACTTAGCAGAAGGCATGAAAGTTAAATGTACAGGTCGTATTCTGGAAGTTCCTGTTGGGCGTGGTCTGCTTGGCCGTGTGGTAAACACACTGGGTGAGCCGATTGATGGTAAAGGTGCAGTAGAGCATGATGGATTCTCACCTGTTGAGATGATTGCTCCTGGTGTTATCGACCGTCAATCAGTTGATCAGCCTGTACAAACAGGTTACAAATCCGTCGATGCCATGATCCCAATTGGTCGTGGTCAGCGTGAATTGATCATCGGTGACCGTCAAACAGGTAAAACTGCTCTGGCTGTCGATGCTATCATCAACCAACGCGACTCTGGCATTAAATGTATCTATGTCGCTATCGGTCAGAAAGCCTCTACTATTTCGAACGTTGTTCGTAAATTAGAAGAACATGGCGCGTTAGAAAA comes from the Proteus appendicitidis genome and includes:
- the asnA gene encoding aspartate--ammonia ligase, with product MEKSFIQTQQQISFVKSYFSRLLEKELGLIEVQGPILSRLGDGTQDNLSGHEKAVQVKVKSLPDSTFEVVHSLAKWKRKTLARFGFSSGQGLYTHMKALRPDEDRLTQIHSVYVDQWDWEKVMEGKERTVPYLKQTVGKIYQAIKETEKAVSEEFGLVPFLPDQIQFIHTEELLRRYPDLDAKGREKAIAKEYGAVFLIGIGGKLSSGEAHDVRAPDYDDWTTPNEDGFEGLNGDILVWNPVLQDAFELSSMGIRVDPETLMRQLTLTDDTKRLELDWHKALMHGDMPQTIGGGIGQSRLVMLLLQKEHIGQVQCGVWEKDTRLAFADML
- the mioC gene encoding FMN-binding protein MioC — protein: MKKVTLISGSTMGSAEYVAEHLAEILSDEGFETDLHHGPSLNDLPNEGIWLVVTSTHGAGDLPDNLLPFANEISADSVDLSNVTFGAIGIGSSEYDTFCGAIRTLDQKLVEKGATRLGDRLEIDIQKYDIPEDPAEEWIASWKNLL
- the atpE gene encoding F0F1 ATP synthase subunit C, which translates into the protein MENLSMDLLYMAAAIMMGLAAIGAAIGIGILGGKFLEGAARQPDLIPLLRTQFFIVMGLVDAIPMIAVGLGLYVMFAVA
- the rsmG gene encoding 16S rRNA (guanine(527)-N(7))-methyltransferase RsmG; the protein is MSDLLNRLKKLAKQANIELTDLQAEKLIGYVAMLDKWNKAYNLTSVRDPQQMLIRHILDSIVVSQYLEGERFIDVGTGPGLPGIPLAIMRPDHQFVLLDSLGKRVRFMKQVQHELELNNIEPVQYRVEEYQTETPFDGVISRAFASMNDMLSWCSHLVTQEHGRFYALKGQIHQEELDELADNGLKMPEKVISLSIPELNEQRHLVII
- the atpI gene encoding F0F1 ATP synthase subunit I; amino-acid sequence: MSVSLYSGKVALKLLFLQFMTFVILSAGFYLKSTDWSFSAFLGGLACWLPNIAFLLLMRLQKVNDEETPVRINWLFAFSEGLKVILSIALLIVALGVFKAAFAPLVMTYLAVLVMQVVAPAVING
- the mnmG gene encoding tRNA uridine-5-carboxymethylaminomethyl(34) synthesis enzyme MnmG, translated to MFYPEHFDVIVIGGGHAGTEAAMAAARMGRQTLLLTHNIDTLGQMSCNPAIGGIGKGHLVKEIDAMGGLMATAIDHAGIQFRTLNASKGPAVRATRAQADRVLYRQAVRTTLENQPNLMIFQQPVEDLIVENDQVTGAVTRMGLKFRAKSVVLTVGTFLDGKIHIGLENYSGGRAGDPPSVSLSHRLRELPLRVGRLKTGTPPRIDARTIDFSQLAVQLGDTPMPVFSFLGNVDQHPEQMPCHVTYTNEKTHDVIRNNLDRSPMYAGVIEGIGPRYCPSIEDKVMRFADRNSHQIFLEPEGLTSNEIYPNGISTSLPFDVQMQIVNSMKGMENAKIIRPGYAIEYDFFDPRDLKQTLESKFINGLFFAGQINGTTGYEEAAAQGMLAGLNAARYAFDQEGWFPRRDQAYIGVLVDDLCTLGTKEPYRMFTSRAEYRLMLREDNADLRLTEIGRELGMVDDNRWAQFSEKVELVEKERQRLRDIWVHPKADNISEINELLNTPLSKEANGEDLLRRPEMTYDILKKIPHFAPGIDDSKPQAAEQVEIQVKYEGYINRQQEEIEKQLRNENATLPIDLDYKQVSGLSNEVIAKLNDHKPTSIGQASRISGVTPAAISILLVWLKKQGLLRRSAS
- the atpF gene encoding F0F1 ATP synthase subunit B; translation: MNLNATILGQAVAFVLFVLFCMKFVWPPIMAAIEKRQKEIADGLSSAERAKKDLDLAKADAGDQLAKAKAEAQAIIESANKQRTQMIEDAKAEAEQERSKIVAQAQSELDAERKRAREELRKQVAMLAIAGAEKIIERSVDEAANSDIVDKLVAEL
- the atpH gene encoding F0F1 ATP synthase subunit delta; the protein is MSEIATVARPYAKAAFDFAVENQAVDKWQVMLAFTAEVARNEQVTELLSGSLASEKLADIFVDLCGEQLDGHAQNLIRVMADNGRLSTLPEVLSQFIQLRAVLESTVDVEVTSAIELTKQQLANISAAMEKRLSRKVKLNCKIDKSVIAGMIIRAGDLVIDGSIRGRLERLTDVLQS
- the asnC gene encoding transcriptional regulator AsnC — translated: MDNIYQIDNLDRDILHALMANARTPYAELAKKFEVSPGTIHVRVEKMKQAGIITGTRVDISEKQLGFDVCCFIGIILKSAKDYHTALDKLDKLDEVVEVYYTTGQYSIFTKVMCKSIEALQDVLINKIQTIDEIQSTETLISLQNPIIRTIKP
- the atpB gene encoding F0F1 ATP synthase subunit A encodes the protein MSASGEALTTRDYIGHHLNNLQLDLRTFELVNPHAENAPSFWVLNIDSLFFSVLMGALFLWLFRKVAVRATSGVPGKFQTAVEMIIGFVDSSVRDMYHGKSKVIAPLALTVFVWVLLMNALDLLPIDFIPYIGEHIFGLPALRIVPTADVSITLSMAIGVFILILFYSIKMKGIKGFTKELTLQPFNHPIFIPVNLILEGVSLLSKPVSLGLRLFGNMYAGELIFILIAGLLPWWSQWLLSLPWAIFHILIITLQAFIFMVLTIVYLSMASEEH